From one Candidatus Nitrospira nitrosa genomic stretch:
- a CDS encoding flagellar motor protein MotB, with the protein MAKHKHEEHENHERWLVSYADFITLLFAFFVVMYSISSVNVGKYRTVSESIKAALNPIVSPPSSPTPLALSASKQAVTAPDTPGSKDVAIRKLRNLVKGIKASPQLSLVRITERVNGDIVITIPDQLLFNSGEAAVRSEALPFLEGLSAAIVELNRYTRVEGHTDNVPIRTAQFPSNWELSAARAVMVVRVLSELFAVPSERLAAVGHADTRPVTPNLDMEQRAKNRRVEVVILEQAPPAPQYETANTAGSGEPSVEEGASSPLP; encoded by the coding sequence ATGGCGAAACACAAGCATGAGGAGCATGAAAATCACGAGCGATGGCTCGTCTCCTATGCTGACTTTATTACCTTGCTGTTCGCTTTTTTCGTCGTGATGTACTCGATCTCCTCAGTCAATGTGGGAAAGTACCGAACCGTCAGCGAGTCGATCAAAGCCGCGCTGAATCCCATCGTCAGCCCGCCGTCTTCCCCGACCCCGTTGGCATTGAGTGCCAGCAAGCAGGCAGTGACGGCACCCGATACTCCAGGGAGCAAGGATGTGGCGATCCGCAAATTACGAAATCTCGTGAAAGGGATTAAAGCCTCGCCGCAGCTATCGCTGGTACGGATCACGGAACGGGTCAACGGAGATATCGTGATTACGATTCCGGATCAGTTGCTGTTCAATAGCGGCGAAGCAGCCGTGCGCAGCGAAGCGCTGCCGTTTCTGGAAGGCCTGAGCGCGGCTATTGTGGAACTCAACCGGTATACCAGGGTCGAGGGGCATACGGACAACGTTCCCATACGCACGGCACAATTCCCGTCAAATTGGGAACTTTCTGCCGCCCGTGCGGTCATGGTCGTCAGGGTCTTGTCAGAGTTGTTTGCCGTGCCGTCTGAGCGGTTGGCGGCGGTGGGGCACGCCGATACGAGGCCTGTGACCCCCAACCTGGATATGGAGCAGCGGGCCAAGAATCGGCGAGTCGAGGTCGTCATTCTCGAACAGGCGCCACCAGCTCCTCAGTATGAGACGGCGAATACTGCTGGTTCAGGGGAGCCATCGGTGGAGGAGGGGGCATCAAGTCCGTTGCCCTAG
- a CDS encoding helix-turn-helix domain-containing protein, whose product MTERWSESQLKFPSGYADTSLVMNSDVSAETGTQSETDATRDGEILTVMEVARFLRVPKSTVYKLARGGELPASKIGKHWRFLRRDIHEWMHSRSKQAA is encoded by the coding sequence ATGACGGAGAGGTGGTCTGAATCGCAGCTTAAGTTTCCCAGCGGATACGCCGATACGTCACTCGTTATGAACAGTGATGTATCTGCTGAAACCGGCACTCAGTCTGAAACAGATGCCACTCGGGACGGAGAAATTCTCACCGTCATGGAGGTGGCGCGGTTTCTGCGCGTGCCTAAATCTACCGTCTATAAGCTGGCACGAGGCGGTGAACTACCGGCGTCCAAAATCGGAAAGCATTGGCGCTTTCTCCGACGTGATATTCATGAGTGGATGCACAGCCGGTCCAAGCAAGCCGCGTGA
- the fliD gene encoding flagellar filament capping protein FliD, which translates to MPTISFGGLGNGLDFGQVVDQLVKVAQLPVDRLTKKKADLNSKFTDLTTVSTKVAALQSAAQALRLSTSFDRTTASVTDTSVLSVSASSSSSSGTYSVRVLQLAQAHQVVSKATKAVSSETSDIVSGGSATFTFKVGTGTNQTVTLGATGTVTDLRDQINNLGAGVTASLINTGTEVAPSYRLALSSSNTGSANAITLVADGTDLDLLNGTGTGGIDTLAAAQNSQVQIGDQALNPLTVERSSNTVSDVISGVTLTLTKTTGTGTVQVSLSQDVEAVKTNIKAVATAYNEVVKFINERNTYDVTTKQGGVFFNEAAAKATLSQLRTAFSSSVSGATVFSSVGQIGFKTERDGTITVDDGQLSTALNTNYSGVKALFSNQGAVTGLAQTIVTAVDTLNDITGGALTLRKKGLTNEIDRVGNDITRQEDSVSRYEERLRRQFAALDGLLRQLEGQSGFLQAQSTQRQQ; encoded by the coding sequence ATGCCGACAATAAGCTTCGGTGGACTCGGAAACGGGCTTGATTTCGGACAGGTCGTCGATCAACTGGTCAAAGTTGCCCAACTGCCGGTTGATCGACTGACCAAAAAGAAAGCCGATCTCAACAGCAAGTTCACGGACCTCACCACCGTGAGCACGAAAGTGGCGGCGTTGCAGAGCGCCGCTCAGGCGCTACGGCTTTCAACCTCTTTTGATCGTACGACGGCATCCGTGACGGACACCTCGGTCCTGTCCGTTTCGGCCTCGTCTTCCTCAAGCTCGGGAACCTATAGCGTCCGAGTCCTTCAGCTGGCCCAAGCCCATCAAGTTGTTAGTAAGGCTACCAAGGCCGTCTCGTCAGAAACTTCGGATATCGTGAGTGGTGGGTCGGCAACCTTCACCTTCAAGGTTGGAACTGGTACGAATCAGACGGTGACGCTTGGCGCGACCGGGACAGTGACCGACTTGCGTGATCAGATTAATAACTTGGGAGCCGGTGTCACGGCTTCTCTCATCAATACGGGTACAGAGGTAGCACCATCCTATCGATTGGCCCTGTCCTCGAGCAATACCGGCAGTGCGAATGCGATCACCCTTGTGGCGGATGGGACAGATTTGGATCTCCTGAACGGAACTGGGACCGGCGGCATCGATACCCTTGCGGCAGCGCAAAATTCCCAAGTTCAGATCGGTGATCAGGCATTGAATCCGTTGACGGTTGAACGGAGTTCCAACACCGTGTCGGATGTGATCTCCGGTGTGACGCTGACGCTGACGAAGACTACGGGAACTGGGACCGTCCAAGTCAGCCTCTCGCAAGATGTGGAGGCTGTAAAGACGAACATTAAGGCGGTAGCGACTGCGTACAACGAAGTCGTGAAGTTCATTAACGAACGAAATACCTACGACGTGACGACGAAGCAGGGAGGCGTCTTCTTTAACGAAGCCGCAGCGAAAGCGACCTTATCACAGCTTCGAACAGCATTCTCGTCCTCGGTGAGCGGGGCTACAGTATTTTCAAGCGTCGGGCAAATCGGGTTCAAGACCGAACGAGACGGCACGATCACGGTTGATGACGGACAGCTGTCCACGGCATTGAATACGAACTATAGCGGAGTCAAAGCGTTGTTTAGTAACCAGGGCGCGGTGACCGGTCTGGCGCAGACTATTGTGACTGCGGTGGATACGCTCAATGACATCACCGGAGGTGCCCTGACGCTCCGCAAGAAGGGTCTTACGAATGAGATCGATCGAGTTGGTAACGATATTACCAGACAAGAGGATTCGGTGAGTCGGTATGAGGAGCGGCTTCGGCGGCAGTTTGCCGCTCTCGACGGACTGTTACGTCAACTTGAAGGACAAAGTGGATTTCTCCAGGCCCAGTCGACGCAGAGGCAACAATAA
- a CDS encoding STAS domain-containing protein: MMTEPSGTNTPQAQAENPRHLAPIGDLSIFEAGEFKEALVKLMANEGLVSLDLSNVDRVDTAAIQLMLAARKQARMLVMGIPEDLQDKLKQLGFTGQLSE, encoded by the coding sequence ATGATGACGGAACCGTCTGGAACCAATACGCCTCAGGCACAAGCAGAGAACCCAAGACATCTTGCCCCTATAGGAGACCTCTCCATTTTTGAAGCAGGAGAATTCAAGGAGGCATTGGTGAAGTTGATGGCCAACGAAGGGTTGGTGTCCTTGGATCTCAGCAACGTCGATCGGGTGGATACAGCCGCAATCCAGCTGATGCTAGCGGCTCGCAAGCAGGCGCGCATGCTGGTGATGGGGATCCCAGAAGATTTACAGGACAAACTCAAACAACTCGGCTTCACAGGCCAGTTGAGTGAATAA
- a CDS encoding flagellar motor protein, whose amino-acid sequence MDIATILGIVIALGSIIGGQVLEGGHLGSIMQLTAFIIVIGGTFGAICIQNPLPVVIRAFGALSIAISGPHIDNKGTIKLILELANISRKQGLLALEGKLKTITDPFMKKGVQLIVDGTEPKAVIEILEIEVEHHEEQGVIAAKVWEAAGGYAPTVGIIGAVLGLIHVMENLADPSKLGGGIAVAFVATVYGVGAANLFFLPLANKIKLKLKEEAGSRNLMIMGLAGLAQGENPRLLQEKLESVLPHSERTKEGKK is encoded by the coding sequence ATGGATATCGCAACAATCCTTGGGATCGTGATCGCGTTGGGCTCCATTATCGGAGGCCAGGTGCTCGAAGGTGGACACCTGGGTTCGATCATGCAGCTGACGGCTTTCATTATCGTGATCGGCGGCACGTTTGGTGCTATTTGCATACAGAACCCATTGCCGGTCGTGATCAGGGCATTCGGCGCGCTGAGCATCGCAATTTCAGGCCCCCACATCGACAACAAGGGTACGATTAAACTCATCCTGGAGCTTGCCAATATCTCGCGGAAACAAGGCCTGCTGGCATTAGAAGGAAAACTCAAAACCATCACGGATCCGTTCATGAAAAAGGGTGTCCAGCTTATTGTCGACGGGACGGAGCCCAAAGCGGTGATCGAGATTCTCGAAATTGAGGTGGAGCACCACGAGGAGCAAGGTGTGATTGCGGCGAAGGTCTGGGAAGCAGCCGGCGGCTATGCCCCAACCGTCGGCATTATCGGAGCCGTGCTTGGTCTCATTCACGTGATGGAAAATCTGGCCGATCCGTCAAAGTTGGGCGGCGGAATCGCGGTGGCGTTCGTGGCGACCGTCTATGGAGTGGGAGCGGCAAACCTCTTTTTTTTGCCATTGGCCAATAAGATCAAATTGAAACTGAAAGAGGAAGCCGGTTCCAGAAACTTAATGATTATGGGGCTGGCTGGGCTTGCGCAAGGAGAAAACCCCCGACTTTTGCAGGAGAAGTTGGAAAGCGTGCTGCCGCACAGTGAGCGGACGAAAGAGGGGAAAAAGTAA
- a CDS encoding chemotaxis protein CheA, which translates to MSDEFAQFQEAFFEEAAEHLAIVEEGLLALEQHPQDLELLAKIFRSAHSIKGASGMFGFNAVTQFTHKMETLLDLLRTGEKAVSPPIADLLLKSTDCLKTLIEAVKSGVAVDDEVVQRLTAELATASGAQPPAVPQKQSVAAPTQSDSQERSYVIKWTPPEWLFQRGLDPLQVLKELNGLGDLSSVTLDMSRVPDLAEIDPEKCYLSWELQLLTGKDQKTIESAFEFVREDSKLVIEAQTIASSEFQAASQNPQYETRNQPPETVEGGLKPLGAILVESGVVSPAVLEQALSQQKRVGEILVEQKAVTPHQLEQALNTQRQQEAASHTKKTDTTSIRVDTAKIDKLINLVGELVITQSMLSDLGSRFEIKQLPVLLERVAQLERNTREIQERVMGIRMLPIGTAFSRFPRLVRDLSTKAGKKIQLVLSGEETELDKTVIESIGDPLTHLVRNSADHGLEPPEERLDNNKSEVGTIRLNAFHEGGNICITVEDDGRGLNRDKIVAKAVKQGLIGENEKLSDDQIWPLIFRPGFSTAEKVTDVSGRGVGMDVVKRNIEALGGTVSIKTVTGKGTTFTLKLPLTLAIIEGMTVRVGKETYIVPLLSILESIQPKAGTIKTVVGKGELINVRGTYLPMIRMYEVFVLEPEYTNPMKSILLILETEGERVAVMVDEILGQQQVVIKSMEQNFRKVEGIAGATILGDGTVGFILDVRGLLEIARHNTPVAA; encoded by the coding sequence ATGAGTGATGAATTCGCACAATTTCAGGAAGCCTTTTTCGAAGAAGCAGCCGAGCATTTGGCGATCGTCGAGGAAGGCTTGCTGGCGCTGGAACAGCATCCACAGGATCTTGAGTTGCTCGCCAAGATCTTCCGTTCGGCCCATTCGATCAAGGGGGCGAGCGGGATGTTCGGATTCAACGCGGTGACGCAATTTACCCATAAGATGGAGACCTTGCTCGATTTGCTCAGAACCGGGGAGAAAGCGGTGTCTCCGCCGATCGCCGACTTGCTGCTCAAGTCCACCGATTGCTTGAAGACGTTAATCGAAGCGGTGAAATCCGGGGTGGCGGTGGACGATGAGGTGGTTCAGCGCCTGACGGCAGAGCTGGCGACTGCATCCGGTGCGCAGCCACCCGCCGTGCCACAGAAGCAGTCCGTCGCCGCTCCGACGCAGTCCGACAGTCAAGAACGCAGCTATGTTATCAAGTGGACGCCCCCGGAGTGGTTGTTCCAACGCGGACTTGACCCGCTACAGGTTTTAAAGGAGTTGAACGGTCTTGGAGATCTGAGTTCGGTGACACTCGATATGTCTCGAGTCCCGGATTTGGCCGAGATCGACCCGGAAAAGTGCTACCTCTCCTGGGAGTTACAACTCCTCACCGGTAAGGATCAAAAGACCATTGAGTCTGCCTTCGAGTTTGTCCGTGAGGACAGCAAGCTCGTCATCGAGGCGCAGACCATTGCGAGTTCCGAGTTTCAGGCTGCGAGCCAGAACCCTCAATACGAAACTCGAAACCAGCCACCAGAAACTGTCGAAGGTGGCCTTAAGCCTCTCGGCGCGATTCTGGTTGAAAGCGGCGTCGTTTCACCGGCTGTCCTTGAACAGGCATTGTCCCAGCAGAAGCGAGTCGGCGAGATTCTGGTTGAGCAGAAGGCCGTCACTCCACATCAGTTGGAACAAGCGCTCAATACCCAACGGCAACAGGAGGCTGCGTCCCACACGAAAAAAACCGACACGACCTCCATTCGCGTGGATACGGCAAAGATCGACAAATTGATCAATCTGGTGGGAGAGCTGGTGATCACCCAATCCATGTTGAGCGATTTGGGGTCGCGTTTCGAGATCAAGCAGTTGCCGGTCTTGCTCGAGCGGGTCGCACAGTTGGAGCGCAATACCAGAGAAATTCAAGAACGGGTCATGGGTATCCGCATGCTTCCGATCGGGACCGCATTCAGCCGGTTTCCGAGATTGGTCCGCGATTTGTCGACCAAAGCGGGAAAGAAGATTCAGTTGGTGCTCTCCGGAGAAGAAACCGAGTTGGATAAGACAGTCATCGAATCCATCGGCGATCCGTTGACGCATCTGGTCAGGAATTCAGCCGATCATGGGCTGGAGCCACCGGAAGAACGGCTCGACAACAATAAGTCGGAAGTGGGAACGATCCGGCTCAATGCATTTCACGAAGGTGGCAACATTTGCATCACGGTGGAAGACGACGGACGGGGCCTGAACCGCGACAAAATCGTCGCGAAGGCCGTCAAACAGGGGTTGATCGGGGAAAACGAAAAACTCTCCGACGACCAGATTTGGCCGTTGATTTTCCGGCCTGGATTTTCCACAGCCGAAAAGGTGACGGATGTTTCCGGTCGCGGCGTCGGCATGGATGTCGTCAAGCGGAACATTGAAGCCCTCGGAGGGACAGTCAGTATCAAGACCGTCACAGGAAAGGGGACGACGTTCACGCTGAAGTTGCCGCTCACACTTGCCATCATCGAAGGGATGACGGTTCGGGTCGGCAAGGAAACCTACATTGTCCCGTTGCTCTCGATTCTGGAGTCGATTCAACCTAAAGCCGGAACCATCAAGACCGTGGTCGGCAAGGGCGAACTGATCAATGTCCGAGGCACCTATCTGCCGATGATTCGAATGTACGAGGTGTTTGTCCTGGAGCCCGAATATACCAACCCCATGAAATCGATCTTATTGATTCTCGAAACCGAAGGGGAACGGGTGGCGGTCATGGTGGACGAAATTCTCGGGCAGCAGCAGGTCGTGATCAAGAGCATGGAGCAAAACTTCAGGAAGGTCGAAGGGATTGCCGGGGCCACGATCCTGGGGGACGGCACAGTCGGATTTATTCTCGATGTGCGAGGGCTGCTGGAGATCGCGCGGCATAACACGCCGGTTGCAGCGTAG
- a CDS encoding methyl-accepting chemotaxis protein, which translates to MNATIEAVRAGEAERGFGVVANEVRTLASQAATAAEDLGGLRNELLQQFTQRELDRLSDTAQTPVRLVVCNLYERTADVRWWAADEALVHGLESLESASLKHEEERLSLINRLYSGYLNLVVVGMNGEVLGCSRPTQFPKVVGLNLSRSFWFKKAVATTAGDQCAVDDIMHDVARDGRLAAVFAAAVRQAAKVDGESIGVLGVVFDWEHQAEPSFEKR; encoded by the coding sequence CTGAACGCTACCATTGAAGCGGTAAGAGCCGGTGAGGCGGAACGCGGGTTTGGCGTCGTCGCAAACGAAGTGCGAACGCTGGCATCCCAGGCGGCCACGGCAGCGGAAGATCTCGGAGGCTTGCGGAATGAGTTGCTGCAACAGTTCACGCAGCGAGAATTGGACCGACTTTCCGATACCGCGCAAACGCCGGTGCGGTTGGTCGTTTGCAATCTCTATGAACGGACGGCCGACGTCCGATGGTGGGCTGCGGATGAAGCATTGGTGCATGGGTTAGAATCTCTGGAAAGTGCCTCGCTCAAGCATGAGGAAGAGCGGCTCAGTCTTATCAACCGATTGTATTCGGGCTATTTAAATTTGGTGGTGGTAGGGATGAACGGAGAGGTTCTTGGCTGCTCACGCCCGACACAATTCCCCAAGGTCGTGGGTTTGAATCTCTCGCGATCTTTCTGGTTCAAGAAGGCCGTGGCCACGACGGCAGGTGATCAGTGTGCCGTCGATGATATTATGCATGATGTTGCGCGGGACGGTCGATTGGCCGCAGTGTTTGCGGCAGCCGTACGGCAGGCCGCGAAGGTGGACGGAGAGAGTATTGGTGTGCTGGGAGTGGTGTTCGATTGGGAACATCAGGCAGAACCATCGTTTGAAAAGAGGTAA
- a CDS encoding flagellar protein FlaG has protein sequence MVTNVTSKVDLPAAANNKSQAAVPPRTKPVVEPAQGADFSFASPTDRVALEQAVSKVKEAFQQSGSQLQIEVDPDLERVIVKILSGDSGEVIRQIPPKEVIDLAKNLPGAKGLLFEEHG, from the coding sequence ATGGTCACCAATGTAACATCGAAGGTGGATCTCCCGGCCGCTGCCAATAACAAAAGTCAGGCCGCTGTTCCTCCCAGGACGAAGCCTGTGGTCGAACCAGCTCAGGGTGCTGACTTTTCGTTCGCCTCTCCCACGGATCGGGTAGCGCTTGAGCAAGCCGTGAGTAAAGTGAAGGAAGCGTTCCAGCAATCGGGCTCACAACTGCAGATCGAAGTCGATCCTGACCTCGAACGAGTCATCGTCAAAATTCTCAGCGGAGATTCCGGGGAAGTGATTCGACAGATTCCCCCTAAAGAAGTGATCGACTTGGCCAAGAATCTTCCGGGAGCAAAAGGGCTGTTGTTCGAAGAACATGGCTAA
- a CDS encoding chemotaxis response regulator CheY has product MKILIVDDMVTMRRIVKNVLKQLGFSNIDEAENGQDGLQKLKSSKYDFVVSDWNMPVMTGIDMLRAIRADEQLKAIPVLMVTAEAQQKNLVEAVQAGVSNYIVKPFTAETMQEKLAKIFK; this is encoded by the coding sequence ATGAAAATTCTCATCGTGGATGACATGGTCACGATGCGAAGAATTGTCAAAAACGTTCTGAAGCAACTCGGCTTCTCAAATATCGACGAAGCCGAGAACGGCCAGGATGGTCTGCAAAAACTCAAATCCAGCAAGTATGACTTCGTCGTCTCAGATTGGAACATGCCCGTGATGACGGGGATCGACATGCTCCGGGCGATCCGGGCGGACGAACAGTTAAAAGCCATACCGGTTCTTATGGTGACGGCTGAGGCGCAACAGAAAAATTTAGTGGAGGCGGTACAGGCGGGCGTCAGCAATTACATCGTAAAGCCGTTCACGGCCGAGACGATGCAAGAAAAACTCGCAAAGATATTCAAATAA
- a CDS encoding PilZ domain-containing protein — MASSMISASSKSHSVEPDERREWIRIEDRVLMEYRLVTEGETSVPVERNPATPESIAAAVGKPTLDLLARSSEIIVDSAVLPWIRKVDYLLEVILNALATSQPASVTMAQPMAVSLSGGGIGFVSMREFAADDQLAVKLILPPFTMIRAHVKVIRAVREADGQGFTIATEFVDLTPDDQEHLIRHILHVQAQRLRAGRGQPN; from the coding sequence ATGGCGTCATCGATGATAAGTGCGTCGTCGAAGTCTCACAGTGTGGAGCCGGACGAACGCCGGGAATGGATCAGGATTGAGGATCGGGTCCTGATGGAATATCGACTGGTGACCGAGGGAGAAACCAGTGTGCCGGTCGAACGGAACCCTGCAACTCCAGAATCGATTGCCGCAGCCGTGGGCAAACCAACCTTGGATCTTCTGGCTCGCTCCAGTGAGATCATCGTCGATTCAGCGGTTCTCCCTTGGATTCGGAAGGTCGACTACCTGCTCGAAGTGATTCTGAATGCTCTTGCCACCAGTCAGCCGGCCAGCGTTACAATGGCACAGCCTATGGCGGTTAGTTTGAGCGGGGGGGGGATCGGGTTCGTCTCCATGCGGGAATTCGCCGCCGATGATCAACTGGCGGTCAAGCTCATCCTTCCACCGTTCACCATGATCCGGGCGCATGTGAAAGTCATTCGTGCGGTGCGAGAAGCCGATGGCCAAGGGTTCACGATAGCCACTGAGTTCGTCGATCTGACGCCTGATGATCAAGAGCACTTAATTCGCCACATCTTGCATGTGCAAGCCCAACGATTGCGCGCAGGTCGAGGTCAACCCAACTAG
- the fliS gene encoding flagellar export chaperone FliS, whose product MMMQYARQYEQTQVVTSSGVQLVVLLYDAAIQSMEMARREIQEKNVREKARHLGRAIAIIGELNSVLDLEQGGEIARSLRRLYDYMLIELVEANARNNEQKLESPLRCLSTLREAWREVASQQQPRLVGTR is encoded by the coding sequence ATGATGATGCAGTATGCCCGTCAATATGAACAGACTCAGGTGGTGACATCGTCCGGTGTTCAGCTGGTCGTCCTGCTCTACGATGCGGCGATTCAATCCATGGAGATGGCACGACGAGAAATTCAAGAGAAGAATGTCCGGGAGAAAGCGCGACATCTGGGGCGTGCCATTGCCATCATCGGTGAACTCAATAGCGTACTCGACCTTGAACAGGGAGGAGAAATTGCGCGGTCACTGCGACGGCTGTACGATTACATGCTGATCGAATTGGTCGAGGCCAATGCACGCAATAATGAGCAAAAATTAGAGAGCCCGCTGCGTTGCCTGAGCACGCTCCGGGAAGCATGGCGCGAGGTGGCCAGCCAGCAACAGCCTCGTTTGGTCGGTACTCGATGA
- a CDS encoding P-loop NTPase — protein MAQIISVASGKGGVGKSVVATNLALLLARKGKQVVLADLDVGGADAHILLGLLNPPMTLTDFLTHQVEQLDALAQRLPLHPNLRIIPGTGDTLATANMPYSQKRRLIRHFQDIHADVILVDIGAGTSYHALDFFLMADRHIAVATPDPTSVLDLYRFIKLAAIRRVLSMFLMRDVTAEGLANRDYSSVEEVLDVAGKTDESGRRVAENTLQAFHPALILNRTSGRARVNVPQLKKLLKEYVGGDLTLLGEIPEDPAMEQSVRAYVPVIQHNPNSPAALALGRIADALLATLATATSSAA, from the coding sequence ATGGCACAGATCATCTCTGTGGCGTCAGGAAAAGGTGGGGTTGGGAAGAGCGTAGTCGCGACGAATCTGGCCCTACTCCTTGCCAGGAAGGGAAAGCAGGTGGTGCTCGCAGACCTGGACGTCGGAGGGGCTGATGCTCATATCTTACTCGGCCTGCTCAACCCTCCTATGACCCTGACCGACTTTCTCACCCATCAAGTCGAACAGTTGGATGCGCTGGCTCAACGACTCCCGCTTCATCCCAACTTGAGAATCATTCCAGGAACCGGCGATACCTTGGCGACCGCCAATATGCCCTATTCACAGAAAAGGCGTTTGATCCGCCATTTCCAAGACATCCACGCGGACGTTATTCTCGTCGATATCGGAGCCGGAACGAGCTATCATGCGCTCGACTTTTTCCTGATGGCTGACCGTCATATTGCCGTCGCAACCCCGGACCCGACATCGGTCTTAGACCTCTATCGATTCATTAAGCTTGCGGCTATCCGCCGTGTCCTTTCGATGTTCCTGATGCGAGACGTGACGGCAGAAGGTCTTGCGAACCGAGACTACAGTAGCGTGGAAGAGGTGCTGGACGTCGCAGGCAAGACGGATGAATCCGGTCGCAGGGTTGCAGAAAACACGTTGCAGGCGTTTCACCCGGCGCTTATCCTTAACCGCACCTCAGGACGTGCCCGCGTGAACGTGCCGCAGCTCAAGAAACTCCTCAAGGAATATGTCGGAGGGGATTTAACCTTGCTTGGGGAAATTCCTGAGGATCCTGCAATGGAACAATCCGTACGGGCCTATGTCCCGGTGATCCAGCATAACCCAAATTCTCCTGCTGCACTGGCCCTGGGACGAATCGCTGATGCCCTGTTGGCAACCCTGGCGACAGCCACTTCTTCGGCCGCCTGA
- a CDS encoding protein phosphatase CheZ, translating to MKKGGHKLYKELGDLARFVENAMKAISNAGPQLISSSQQLPTASSHLSDLNKMTEEGTLEVMRLTELIQDEHSHIGKELRAVIEVLQTMDCSKLAERLESINTLVGQEGKYLTEIMTALSFQDLVAQRVKKLVSILDEVQHKLMELVVVFGLQENGEKVVIEGTAGHLLKQLEESKTTAMKQKVADDILAQFGFK from the coding sequence GTGAAAAAAGGCGGACATAAACTCTACAAAGAGCTCGGTGACTTGGCACGGTTCGTCGAAAACGCGATGAAGGCCATTTCCAACGCCGGTCCACAGCTCATCTCCAGCAGCCAACAGTTGCCGACGGCATCCTCGCATCTGAGTGACCTCAATAAGATGACGGAAGAAGGGACGCTTGAGGTGATGCGATTGACAGAGTTGATCCAGGATGAGCACAGCCATATCGGGAAGGAGCTGAGGGCGGTCATTGAGGTCTTACAGACCATGGACTGTAGCAAGCTTGCGGAACGACTGGAGAGCATCAATACCCTCGTGGGCCAAGAGGGGAAATATTTGACCGAAATCATGACAGCATTGTCCTTCCAGGACTTGGTGGCACAACGGGTGAAGAAGCTCGTCTCGATTCTCGACGAAGTGCAACATAAGTTAATGGAGCTCGTGGTGGTGTTTGGGTTGCAAGAGAACGGAGAGAAGGTGGTGATCGAAGGCACGGCGGGGCATCTATTGAAACAACTCGAGGAGTCCAAGACCACCGCCATGAAGCAGAAAGTGGCCGACGATATCCTGGCGCAATTTGGGTTCAAATAG
- a CDS encoding response regulator, with protein sequence MSKTALIVDDSPTMRQMVAFTLTNAGFTVVEAEHGKDAVNKVAAAGKMDIVVTDLNMPEMDGITLIKELRKLSAFKYTPILMLTTESAIEKKQAGKEAGATGWLVKPFNPETLLKTIAKVLPA encoded by the coding sequence ATGAGTAAGACCGCGCTGATCGTGGATGATTCGCCGACGATGCGCCAGATGGTCGCCTTTACACTGACCAATGCCGGCTTTACGGTCGTCGAAGCCGAGCATGGGAAAGACGCCGTGAACAAGGTTGCGGCGGCGGGTAAGATGGATATTGTGGTGACCGATCTCAATATGCCTGAGATGGATGGGATTACCCTCATCAAGGAATTGCGCAAATTGAGCGCGTTCAAATATACGCCGATTCTAATGCTCACGACCGAATCCGCGATCGAGAAGAAGCAAGCGGGGAAGGAAGCCGGAGCAACGGGATGGCTCGTCAAGCCGTTCAACCCTGAAACACTTCTGAAGACCATCGCAAAGGTACTGCCGGCATAA